The following are encoded together in the Salvia hispanica cultivar TCC Black 2014 chromosome 6, UniMelb_Shisp_WGS_1.0, whole genome shotgun sequence genome:
- the LOC125192203 gene encoding protein S-acyltransferase 11-like, with product MISSSKEEDQPTSTNEDRDQSTSANEDRETNCWGCGLRVSVAAYASAFKCGWCGAITKEHVVKSDNIRLRRCLDRFFVTIVISFMLFFICAGVWAVYPIIFSVSYFRGVFHLAIIAILSICTLSSFCLSAFQPAGIPPLIIWGSFPAVGQGGLDNYTFCHYCSKPKSPMAHHCRSCGTCVLDMDHHCPFIGNCVGAANHRCFILFLLSTVISTFYVTIMTSYSALQIWPHPENEPVIRLSGYANPELMFGVWKKTILAFLSAAVFLPVRGLVLVYLFLSSLSVSIGLSVLLWQQLSYIYVGKTYLSHLRAVDSEEVMERDCQNLARFFGCPSTTTAYLPSYWKSRKAHTK from the exons ATGATATCTTCTTCGAAG GAGGAAGATCAACCCACATCTACTAATGAGGACCGTGATCAATCCACATCTGCCAATGAGGACCGTGAAACAAATTGTTGGGGTTGTGGGCTTCGTGTTAGCGTTGCTGCTTATGCATCAGCTTTCAAATGCGGCTGGTGTGGAGCTATAACTAAGGAACATGTGGTGAAAAGTGATAACATCCGATTGAGACGCTGCCTCGACCGTTTTTTTGTTACCATTGTCATTTCATTCATGCTATTCTTTATAT GTGCTGGTGTTTGGGCTGTTTATCCTATCATCTTCTCTGTTAGTTACTTCCGTGGTGTGTTTCACTTGGCCATTATAGCGATATTGTCTATATGTACTTTATCGTCATTTTGCCTCTCGGCATTTCAACCTGCTGGTATTCCACCACTGATAATCTGGGGTAGCTTTCCAGCAGTGGGGCAAGGTGGACTAGACAATTATACCTTCTGCCATTATTGCTCAAAGCCAAAATCACCTATGGCGCACCATTGCCGTTCGTGTGGGACGTGTGTATTGGACATGGATCATCATTGCCCTTTT ATTGGGAACTGTGTTGGTGCTGCAAATCATCGGTGTTTTATCCTCTTTCTTTTATCAACAGTCATAAGTACATTTTATGTTACTATTATGACTTCCTATTCTGCACTTCAAATCTGGCCGCATCCGGAGAATGAACCTGTGATCCGGTTGAGTGGATATGCTAACCCCGAGTTAATGTTTGGAGTTTGGAAAAAGACAATTTTGGCCTTCTTGAGTGCAGCAGTGTTTCTGCCTGTGAGAGGACTTGTTCTAGtttatctatttctttctAGTTTGTCAGTGAGCATTGGTTTGAGTGTGCTGTTGTGGCAGCAGCTTAGTTACATATATGTTGGAAAGACTTACTTGAGTCATCTAAGAGCAGTAGACAGTGAAGAAGTGATGGAAAGAGATTGCCAAAATCTTGCAAGATTTTTTGGCT
- the LOC125193545 gene encoding stemmadenine O-acetyltransferase-like gives MQDGVQIISKEVMKPSPHTFKNLKLSYIDRSLPSIYIPFIFFYNADEPTGLNTSNHIQISQILKHSLLATLPSFYPLAGKLKHGMYVDCSDSASGFEFVEAKVHSELETALQGSTVTDMKLLLPSYCTDFDHAGWPLLVVQVTFFDCGGLAIAISVSHKIADFASAMSFVAAWAATCRGEKTEIPPSILGTYPYFRPLSWVPFSPLMKYYKPSDEYVTERFIFDKKKIDILRQATTASPESATKDPSRVELVSAFIWKHFIAARSKKNKIFAAQMAVSLRQRTDPPGILENVFGNCFMSSLAFGDPSRELHHLVSRLREAIRKVRDGYITKMMSRECYLKELAMLAVLMVTGQMEWCYFTSWRGFSAYKVDYGWGQPCRFATPSLAIKNMVVLVNSGGDDIEAIVTMLPEVVQAVGAQIKLISLNVN, from the exons ATGCAAGATGGAGTGCAAATAATCTCAAAGGAGGTGATGAAGCCCTCACCTCAtaccttcaaaaacctcaaattGTCATACATAGACAGATCATTACCATCTATTTACATtcctttcatcttcttctacAACGCCGATGAGCCAACCGGCCTCAACACCTCCAACCATATCCAAATATCTCAAATCTTGAAACACTCTCTCTTAGCTACTCTGCCTTCTTTCTACCCGTTAGCCGGCAAGCTCAAACACGGTATGTATGTAGACTGCTCTGACAGTGCCTCCGGCTTTGAGTTCGTTGAAGCCAAGGTTCACTCTGAACTCGAAACTGCCTTGCAAGGATCCACCGTGACAGATATGAAGCTTCTCCTCCCTTCGTATTGTACGGATTTCGACCATGCTGGATGGCCACTTCTCGTCGTGCAG GTCACCTTCTTCGATTGCGGGGGGCTCGCCATCGCCATCAGCGTCTCCCACAAGATCGCTGATTTCGCCTCCGCAATGTCTTTCGTTGCTGCCTGGGCAGCAACATGCCGAGGCGAAAAGACAGAGATTCCTCCATCCATATTAGGCACGTACCCGTATTTCCGGCCCTTGAGTTGGGTCCCGTTTTCACCGTTGATGAAGTATTACAAGCCCAGTGACGAATACGTGACCGAGAGATTCATTTTCGACAAGAAGAAGATCGATATTCTCCGACAAGCCACCACGGCCTCGCCGGAATCCGCCACAAAAGACCCGTCACGAGTGGAGCTGGTGTCGGCGTTCATATGGAAGCATTTCATTGCGGCGAGATCGAAGAAGAACAAGATATTCGCCGCTCAGATGGCAGTGAGCCTGAGGCAGAGAACGGACCCGCCCGGGATTCTCGAAAACGTGTTCGGAAACTGCTTCATGTCGTCGCTGGCGTTCGGGGATCCTTCTAGAGAGCTGCACCATCTCGTGAGCAGGCTGAGGGAGGCGATACGAAAAGTGAGAGATGGATATATCACCAAGATGATGAGTAGAGAGTGTTACTTGAAGGAACTGGCGATGCTCGCAGTGCTGATGGTGACGGGGCAAATGGAGTGGTGCTACTTCACGAGCTGGCGGGGGTTCTCAGCGTACAAGGTGGATTACGGGTGGGGCCAGCCGTGCCGGTTCGCGACGCCGTCCTTGGCGATCAAGAATATGGTGGTTTTGGTCAACAGCGGCGGAGATGATATTGAGGCAATAGTCACCATGCTGCCGGAGGTGGTGCAGGCGGTTGGGGCACAAATCAAACTCATTTCCCTAAATGTCAATTGA
- the LOC125193755 gene encoding UDP-glycosyltransferase 75C1-like, translated as MKHHHYLITCFPIQGHINPTLQLAKTLATLGATVTFATSASGLKRVHDRLPSPDGLTYAPFSDENTPASDTTTYMTNIRRCGTESLIKIIQNSLDTGWPVTCLVYSLLMPWAAKVARDMNVPSAFLAIQCAAAFAIYSRLFGGGSIDGGEIDSSVCVKIQDLPTFSSCDFPTFVLPQNYMHSFMRPMMTEHMKELETLPKPLVLLNTFQELEQEAIKELESKLNVIAIGPLIATSNSFGGDLDNEDKNYLQWLDSKQEKSVVYIAFGSLVVLSNEQKVEILKGLVESKRPFLWVVRSLDSEEEEVKNMFDQEIRNCDGMIVTWCSQTEVLSHKSIGCFVTHCGWNSTLEGLVSGVPLIGCPHYSDQTTNAKLVEDVWGNGVRARMNGEVVMKREELGKCLDVVMGEEERGKEIRKRAWLLRGMAMDAVKDGGSTYNNLRKVIDTS; from the coding sequence ATGAAGCACCATCACTACCTCATCACATGCTTCCCTATCCAAGGCCACATCAACCCTACTCTCCAGTTAGCCAAAACCCTCGCCACCCTCGGCGCCACCGTCACGTTCGCCACCTCCGCCAGCGGCCTCAAACGCGTGCACGACCGCCTCCCCTCCCCGGATGGCCTAACCTACGCTCCCTTCTCCGATGAGAACACCCCCGCCAGCGACACCACGACCTACATGACAAACATTAGGCGGTGTGGCACTGAAAGCCTTATCAAAATTATCCAAAACTCGCTTGACACGGGCTGGCCGGTAACCTGCCTAGTCTACAGCCTCCTCATGCCTTGGGCTGCCAAGGTGGCGCGTGACATGAACGTCCCCTCCGCCTTTCTCGCGATACAATGTGCCGCGGCCTTTGCCATTTATAGCCGATTATTTGGCGGCGGCAGCATTGATGGAGGAGAGATTGATTCATCGGTTTGTGTTAAGATACAAGATTTGCCTACTTTTTCTTCGTGTGATTTTCCAACATTTGTATTGCCTCAAAACTATATGCATTCTTTCATGAGGCCTATGATGACAGAGCACATGAAAGAGCTCGAAACCCTACCAAAACCGCTTGTTCTTCTAAACACATTTCAAGAACTCGAGCAAGAGGCGATCAAGGAGCTGGAGAGCAAGCTAAATGTCATTGCAATCGGGCCGTTGATTGCTACAAGCAACTCATTTGGTGGTGACTTGGATAACGAGGACAAGAATTATCTTCAATGGTTGGACTCGAAGCAAGAAAAATCGGTTGTGTACATTGCATTTGGTAGTTTGGTGGTGTTGAGCAATGAGCAAAAGGTAGAGATTTTGAAAGGACTTGTGGAGAGCAAGAGGCCGTTTTTGTGGGTAGTTAGATCACTAGATAGTGAGGAGGAGGAAGTGAAGAATATGTTTGATCAAGAAATTAGAAATTGTGATGGTATGATAGTGACATGGTGTTCACAAACGGAAGTGTTGAGTCATAAGTCTATAGGGTGTTTTGTGACGCATTGTGGGTGGAATTCGACTCTTGAAGGTCTGGTCAGTGGGGTCCCGTTGATTGGGTGCCCACATTATTCTGACCAGACGACGAATGCTAAGCTTGTGGAAGATGTGTGGGGGAATGGGGTTAGAGCAAGAATGAATGGAGAAGTTGTCATGAAAAGAGAAGAATTAGGGAAATGTTTGGATGTTGTGATGGGTGAGGAAGAAAGAGGTAAAGAGATTAGAAAAAGGGCTTGGTTGTTGAGAGGCATGGCCATGGATGCTGTCAAAGATGGTGGGTCTACCTACAATAATTTGAGGAAGGTTATTGACACTTCTTGA
- the LOC125196167 gene encoding probable acyl-activating enzyme 16, chloroplastic, whose protein sequence is MIASSFSAPISCNLRLASSYSQFNQHRLISCRFFFERGGRFVSRSQRVYCGSQINDVRIRKFAPVLEREIASGNGILQSNEWKTVPDIWRTCAEKFGDRAALVDHYHDPPTNMTYKQLEQEILNFCEGLRVIGLKAEEKLALFADNSCRWLVSDQGIMATGAINVVRGTRSSVEELLQIYNHSDSVALVVDNPEMYKRISEAFHSRATLRFIILLWGEKTNIISEAAPDVPIYTYQEIIDKGCQSREALRHSGDARIKFTYETIRSDDIATLIYTSGTTGNPKGVMLTHNNLLHQIGSFWDILPAVPGDRFLSMLPPWHAYERAAEYFIFTLGIEQVYTTVKNLKDDLYRYQPHYVISVPLVYETLYSAIQKQIRTSSVVRKVVALLFLKISFTYMEARRIYEGKCLTRNLEQPSHVSAVFDWLWARIIALILWPLHTLAKKIVYSKIHSAIGISKAGISGGGSLPPHVDKFFEAIGVTVQNGYGLTEASPVVAARRPNCNVLGSIGHPLKQTEIEVFDPETDVILPNGSKGIVKVRGPQVMKGYYKNPSATKQAIDDDGWLNTGDIGWICPPHSIGRSRRSSGVIVLEGRAKDTIVLLTGENVEPSEIEEAAMRSNLIQQIVVIGQDRRRLGAIIVPNKEETLSQAKKLAIVEADAVELSKMQQINLLHEELRKWTLDCSFQVGPILVVDDPFTIDSGLMTPTMKIRRDRVVSLYQEQIDNLYKGIA, encoded by the exons ATGATTGCGAGCTCTTTCTCCGCACCAATTTCCTGCAATTTAAGGCTAGCTTCGAGTTACTCGCAATTTAACCAGCATAGGTTGATCAGCTGCCGGTTTTTCTTCGAGAGAGGTGGTAGATTCGTTAGCAGAAGTCAACGAGTTTACTGCGGGTCTCAG ATAAATGATGTGCGGATCAGAAAGTTTGCTCCTGTTTTGGAACGTGAAATAGCATCAGGAAATGGGATCTTACAATCTAATGAGTGGAAAACAGTTCCTGATATTTGGAGGACGTGTGCTGAAAAATTTGGTGATCGTGCAGCACTGGTGGATCACTATCATGACCCTCCAACAAATATGACTTATAAACAG CTAGAGcaagaaattttgaatttctgtGAAGGCTTAAGGGTCATTGGATTGAAAGCAGAGGAAAAGCTCGCCCTTTTTGCTGATAATTCATGCCGGTGGCTTGTTTCAGACCAAG GTATTATGGCCACTGGAGCAATCAATGTTGTCAGAGGTACAAGGTCATCCGTTGAAGAGCTTTTGCAGATATACAACCACTCTGATAG TGTTGCTCTTGTGGTGGATAATCCTGAAATGTATAAACGGATTTCAGAGGCCTTCCACTCCCGAGCCACTTTAAGGTTTATCATTTTGCTTTGGGGAGAGAAGACAAACATAATCAGTGAAGCTGCACCGGATGTTCCTATATATACTTATCAGGAGATAATAGATAAGGGTTGTCAAAGTCGTGAAGCTTTACGCCATTCTGGAGATGCTA GGATAAAATTTACTTATGAAACTATAAGGTCTGATGATATTGCTACActtatatatacaagtgggacaaCTGGGAATCCTAAAGGTGTTATGCTTACGCACAATAATCTGTTGCACCAG ATTGGAAGCTTCTGGGACATTCTGCCAGCTGTTCCTGGGGATAGATTTCTGAGCATGCTGCCACCTTGGCATGCATATGAACGAGCTGCTGagtatttcatatttactCTTGGAATTGAACAAGTATATACTACAGTCAAGAACCTAAAG gACGATTTGTACCGTTATCAACCTCATTATGTAATTTCTGTTCCCTTGGTATATGAAACACTTTACAG TGCAATCCAGAAGCAGATCAGAACAAGTTCTGTTGTACGTAAAGTTGTTGCTCTTTTATTCCTGAAGATCAGTTTCACATACATGGAGGCAAGAAGAATTTATGAG GGGAAATGTCTGACCAGAAATCTTGAACAACCTTCCCACGTTTCTGCAGTGTTTGACTGGTTATGGGCAAGGATCATTGCTTTAATATTGTGGCCACTACATACATTAGCAAAGAAAATTGTCTACAGTAAGATTCATTCCGCGATTGGAATTTCAAAG GCTGGCATAAGTGGAGGCGGCAGCTTGCCCCCACATGTTGACAAGTTCTTTGAG GCAATTGGAGTAACAGTTCAAAATGGATATGGCCTAACAGAAGCATCACCTGTTGTAGCAGCTCGAAGACCAAACTGTAAC GTTCTAGGATCAATCGGACATCCTCTTAAACAAACAGAAATAGAAGTTTTTGATCCTGAAACGGATGTCATTCTCCCTAATGGATCAAAAGGCATTGTCAAAGTAAGGGGCCCGCAAGTGATGAAGGGTTATTATAAG AATCCCTCAGCGACAAAACAAGCTATAGACGACGACGGCTGGCTTAATACTGGGGATATTGGCTGGATTTGTCCTCCTCATTCTATAGGTCGGAGTCGTCGATCTAGTGGTGTTATTGTTCTAGAAGGACGTGCAAAAGATACAATAGTCCTTTTGACAG GTGAGAATGTGGAGCCGTCGGAGATTGAGGAAGCTGCTATGAGAAGTAACCTTATTCAACAGATTGTCGTCATTGGCCAG GATCGACGACGACTTGGAGCTATCATTGTCCCTAACAAAGAAGAAACCCTATCACAAGCTAAAAAGCTGGCTATAGTAGAAGCTGATGCAGTAGAGCTTAGCAAGATGCAACAGATTAATCTACTGCACGAGGAGTTGAGAAAATG GACCTTGGACTGTTCGTTCCAAGTTGGACCAATCCTGGTGGTTGATGATCCGTTCACG ATTGATAGTGGTTTAATGACTCCTACGATGAAAATTCGAAGAGATCGAGTAGTGTCTTTGTACCAAGAGCAGATAGACAACTTGTACAAAGGAATTGCCTAA
- the LOC125193759 gene encoding UDP-glycosyltransferase 75C1-like, which translates to MKHHHYLITCFPLQGHINPSLQLAKNLAALGATVTFSTAAGVLESLPPAPDGLSYASFYDENFSLTAAYLTNLRKFGPQNLTEIIQKSLDDGRPVTCLVYSLLIPWASMVARDMHVPSAFLAIQCAAAFAIYSRFFGCGGVKSDDSSVCVKIQDLPTFSSCDLPTFVLPENAINPVMGPMMIEHMKELETLPKPLVLLNTFQELEQEAIEELESKLNVLAIGPLIVTSYSCVEENYMEWLDSKPEKSVVYVAFGSLMVLNKEQKVEILHGLLQSKRPFLWVVRSSDTEDEDEEVLSHKSIGCFVTHCGWNSTLEGLACGVPMIGCPHISDQTTNAMLVEKVWGNGVRARANGEVVLNREELRECVDVVMGEGERGEEIRKNALMLRGMAIEAVKDGGSSYNNLRKIMLE; encoded by the exons ATGAAGCATCATCACTATCTGATCACTTGCTTCCCTCTCCAAGGCCACATCAACCCTTCTCTCCAGCTAGCCAAGAACCTCGCCGCCCTCGGCGCCACCGTCACGTTCTCTACCGCCGCCGGCGTCCTCGAATCCCTACCGCCCGCCCCCGACGGCTTGTCCTACGCCTCCTTCTACGACGAGAACTTCTCCCTCACTGCGGCCTACCTCACAAACTTGAGGAAATTTGGTCCCCAAAATCTCACCGAGATTATCCAAAAGTCCCTCGATGACGGCCGGCCGGTGACCTGCCTTGTCTACAGCCTCCTCATCCCGTGGGCTTCCATGGTGGCGCGTGACATGCACGTCCCCTCCGCCTTCCTCGCGATACAGTGCGCCGCCGCCTTCGCCATCTATAGCCGTTTCTTTGGCTGCGGCGGCGTTAAATCGGATGATTCGTCAGTTTGTGTGAAGATACAAGATTTGCCTACTTTCTCTAGTTGTGACTTGCCAACATTTGTATTGCCTGAAAACGCCATCAATCCGGTCATGGGGCCTATGATGATAGAGCACATGAAGGAGCTTGAGACCCTTCCAAAACCACTTGTTCTTCTAAACACATTTCAAGAACTCGAGCAAGAGGCGATCGAGGAGCTCGAGAGCAAGCTAAATGTCCTTGCAATTGGGCCGTTGATCGTGACGAGCTATTCATGTGTTGAGGAGAATTACATGGAGTGGTTGGACTCGAAGCCGGAGAAATCGGTTGTGTACGTTGCATTTGGTAGTTTGATGGTATTGAACAAAGAGCAAAAGGTTGAGATTTTGCATGGGCTTTTGCAGAGCAAGAGGCCGTTTTTGTGGGTAGTCAGATCATCGGATACcgaggacgaggacgaggag GTGTTAAGCCATAAGTCCATTGGTTGCTTTGTGACGCACTGTGGGTGGAATTCGACTCTTGAAGGTCTGGCCTGTGGGGTCCCGATGATTGGGTGCCCACATATTTCTGACCAGACCACGAACGCTATGCTTGTGGAGAAGGTGTGGGGGAATGGGGTCAGAGCGAGGGCGAATGGAGAAGTAGTGCTAAATAGAGAAGAATTAAGGGAGTGTGTGGATGTTGTGATGGGTGAAGGAGAGAGAGGTGAAGAGATTAGAAAAAATGCTTTAATGTTGAGAGGCATGGCCATTGAAGCTGTCAAAGATGGTGGGTCTAGCTACAATAATTTAAGGAAGATTATGTTGGAATAA
- the LOC125193757 gene encoding putative F-box protein At1g53370 codes for MIIKNRDRFNDLPREITVDILSRLPARSIMKSKCVCKAWRYLVQSPEFGPLHASRAALSSGHLPAIEDLTFSNITYSLLGYIEDNEVIQNPPNGLVLSHKWPNPNSFIHSSVNGLLFMINLISASELFICNPITREYVTFILECDLWEYAFGFGVSKSGQHKFVMISQSQNTCQVYTLGTGQWKSIAIGSQFEYDVEYKVVFVNGNLACDFEFYSISDLEGLLCFSDDTSMYEIEIWCMKEYGDDKSWTLDYVIKRPMFTVEIGHILHYIFRLFLYPNNNLISARAKIAPPVPTFEHLLKAWADQRHV; via the exons ATGATAATCAAGAATCGAGATCGATTCAATGATCTTCCACGAGAAATCACGGTGGACATCCTGTCAAGACTCCCTGCTCGAAGCATCATGAAGTCCAAGTGCGTTTGCAAGGCATGGCGCTATCTGGTGCAGTCCCCCGAATTCGGCCCGTTGCATGCTAGTCGTGCGGCCTTGTCCTCGGGCCACCTTCCCGCCATTGAGGACCTCACATTCTCAAACATTACCTACTCCCTCTTGGGGTATATTGAGGATAATGAAGTGATACAAAACCCACCCAACGGTTTGGTTCTCTCCCATAAATGGCCAAACCCTAACTCGTTTATACATAGCTCAGTTAATGGCTTGCTCTTCATGATCAACTTGATCTCCGCGTCTGAACTATTCATATGCAATCCAATCACTCGTGAGTATGTCACTTTTATTCTTGAGTGTGATTTGTGGGAATATGCATTTGGATTTGGTGTAAGTAAAAGTGGTCAACACAAGTTTGTCATGATTTCTCAATCTCAAAATACGTGTCAAGTATACACTCTAGGCACGGGGCAATGGAAAAGCATTGCGATTGGGAGCCAGTTTGAGTATGATGTGGAATACAAGGTTGTTTTTGTTAATGGGAATCTGGCTT GcgattttgagttttattcCATATCTGATTTGGAGGGTCTCTTGTGCTTCAGTGATGATACATCTATGTATGAGATTGAAATATGGTGTATGAAAGAGTATGGAGATGACAAATCTTGGACTCTTGATTATGTTATCAAGAGACCAATGTTTACGGTCGAAATTGGTCACATTCTTCATTATATATTCAG GTTGTTCCTTTACCCTAACAACAATTTGATCTCTGCTAGAGCCAAAATCGCTCCACCAGTTCCGACTTTCGAGCATTTGCTCAAAGCATGGGCTGATCAGAGGCATGTTTGA